ATTCATGAGTTCATTGAAATGACGTTGAGCAGTAGATGCAGGGACATTGAAAGGTTTTGGTGCCTGTCTGCGTTGTGCTGGCCGATTAAATATTGATTTAAGCATGTGCCCACTGGGGTCTACGTTGTTAACGGGATCCCCAGCACAGTAGGCGTAACAATTTAATCCTCCTGCACCCATCGGGCTCAAGCTGTCAGGGCTGAGGAACCTCATCAGCACGGGATTGAACGCACGGTATCCATTCCCCAGCAAGTAATGCCCTGTGGCAGGCTCTTTTCTCTGCCCGCTGAAGCGCAGCACTGATGAGCTTTGCTCGCATCCATCATGCCCATAAACGGTGTACTGCAGTGAACAACAGGAAATTTGCGACGTCGACATGGTTCCCGCCTCTTACCCGAATATAGAGCAAATGGTGGGCGGTGCATGAAATGCAAACAACTGGCAAAATTATCAGGTGGCCATGCGAGCGCGCCTCATCCCCGACGTTTGAACGTCTGCGAAGGCAGCTCGCCAAACTGCTGCCGGTATACCTCGGAAAAGCGCCCCAGATGCAGAAAGCCATAATCCAGGGCCAGCTCCGTCACGCTACGCACGCCACATGTAGGATCACTCAAACACGCCTGCACCCGCTCCAGCTTGCGTTGCCGTACATAATGCTTAGGCGTTGTCCCCAGGTGCCGATCAAACAACGCGTACAGCGACCGCAAGCTCATGCAGGCCTGCTCCGCCAGCACCTCGGCTGAAAGCTCAAGTTTCAAGTTGCGCTCGATGTAATCCAGAATCCGCTCCAGGCTCGCCGCCGGTGCACTCAAATTTTCGCGCCGAATGTTGGTGCTCATCAACGTCAGCAGCTTGCTCGCGACAATCTGGCTGTAATGCCCCTGCACCCGTGGCAACGACTCATTCACCTCGGCCTCATGGCACACCATGGCCAACAGGTTCACGAACCCGTCCAGCTCCTCTAATCGGTAGTGGTTACGCAAGAACCGCACGCCGCCGTCGGGCCGATGCCAGCGTTGCTCGTCACAGATCGAATCGAGCAGCCGCGTCGGCACCTTGAGAATGAATTTCTCGCAGTCTTCCGAGTAGGTCAGGTCAACCGGGTCGTCCGGGTTGATCAACAGCAGCTCGCCCGGCACCAGGTGATGCTCGCGCTGGGGCCCGCGCCACAGGCAATTGCCATTAAGCAACACTTGCAGGTGATAGATGGTTTCCAGCGCTGGCGAGGTGACGCGCACGCTGCCGCCGTAGCTGATGCGGCATAGGTCAAGTTCGGCGAACTTGCGGTGGCTGAGGCTGGCCTGGGGGTGTGTGGTGCGCGACAAACCGATGCAATGCTGGCCCACGTGCTGGTTCACATAGTCGGACACAGCATAAGGGTCGGCATGATGAAACACGCTACTGCGCTCGCTCAGCAGGCGGCTTTCCATAGGCAAGGCACTCGGTTTCGTTATTGTTCTGGGCGCCGCTTCCTACGGGCCATATGGCCTGTGGTTGCGGTCGATCACGGTCATTCTATCGGGCTGAACACTGGGAACTTGGGGCAGGCGACAGCCGGTGCAGAGGCACACACTAAGCAAAAAGGCGGGGGTTGGGCAATGCGACGATTGGAATGGCTGGGCGGACAGCGGACAAGTCTTGGATACTGACCGTTCGTTTATCGAACATAATTATCTGTTTCGCGGTATTGGCCTCTTCGCGGGCAAGCCCGCCCCAGGTAAAACGCAGGCCTTGAGCGCTGTGCCGTACCTGTGGGAGCGGGCTTGCCCGCGAAGAGGCCGGCCCAGCTACAGTCAATTTCAATGCACCGCCACCTCCTGCCACCCTGCCCACCCCTGGCTCCTCGCACGAAACTGGCGCGGCGCAATGGCGAACAGCTCACGAAAACGCCGGTAGAAATGCGGAAAACTCACGAACCCACTGGCCACCGCCACTTCGGTCAGCGACTTGCTGGTGTGTTGCAGTAGCTGACGGGCATGGGTCAAGCGCAATTCCAGGTAGTAGCGCGGCGGTGTCGCCTGCACATGGCGGCGGAACAACCGCTCCAGGTGTCGACGCGACAACCCCGCATGATCAGCGATTTCGTCGATGCCAATCGGGTCTTCGATGTTCGCATGCATCAGCTCAAGGGCCAAAAGCACCCCCTTGGGCAGGCTTGGGTCGATTTGCGTGGCACTGGCCGGGGCATCACTCATCAGCCGCGCGCGGTCGCACGCCAGCATCTGCTCCACCGCCCGGCGTAACGCTGGGCCGCCGCTGTGTTCGAGCAACGCCAGCATCATGTCCAAGGCACTACTGGCCCCTGCGCAACTCAGGCGTCGACCATCCAGCACATGGGCTTGGCGGCTGACACGTACCTTGGGGAACAGCTCGCTCATCATCGCGCGGCCATCGGGGTGGAAGGCGCAGTCGTGATCATTGAGCAGGCCCGCCTCGGCCAGGAAATAGGCGCCGTTCCATAAACCACCGAGTTGGCAGCCATGCTGGTCAGCCTGACGCAGCTTGGCGCGCAGCAGCGGTGCGTTTTCCAGGCGCACCCTGAACCCACCGCATACCAACAGGGTGTCCAGCACCTGCACATCGAGCTCGGCCAGTGGCGTGTTGACCGGCAAGGCGATGCCCAAGTCACTCATGACCTGTGTTCCATCACCCACCACCTGTATATGGAACAGCGGCGTGGCGCTCATCAGGTTGGCGGTGACCAGGGTGTCCATGGCAGCAGTGAAGGCCATCATGGAGAAGTGCTCGCGCAGCACGAAGGCAACGCGTTGGCACGGGATCGACGGCGCGGTACGGCCTGCGGGTTCCAAGTGGGCTAGGTTGGCGTTCTTGAGAGTGCTTTCGAAGTGGCTCATGGCTTTAACTCACTGCGGGAATCGCGTTGGCTTCTTCGCGAGCAAGCTCGCTCCTACAGGGGGAAGCGCGTAAGCCAGAGCTGCACGATCCCTGTGTGAGTGGGCTTGCCCGCGAAGAAGCCCCCATCGATAGACCAAGTTACTTGCTGGCCTGGGTCGCCGCGGCGCGGGACGCCTGCAGCCACTCATCGAACTGCTGGCGGTGCGCCGCGACCCACTCCTTGGCGTGGCGGGTGATGTCGGCAGGCTTTTTCTCACCCTGCTGCATCTTGAGGTTCTGCGCGCTCTCGTCCGCCGTGGTGATCTGCATCAGCGACAAGAACTTGGTGGCCGCCGGGTTTTCCTGGGCAAACTCCTTGTTCAGCACCGCCTCGACCTTGTCGACTGCAAAGCCCAGGTTCTTGCCCTTGTACATCGTGTCGACGTTGTTGTTGCCATCCGGCAAGTCGGTCTTCGGCACTTCCAGCCAGACCACGTCCTTGTCCTCGACCAGCACAGTGGCGATCCACTGTGGCACCCAGGTGAAGTACAGGATCGGCTTGCCTTCCTTGTAGCGGGTGATGGTGTCGGCCATCAGCGCGAAGTACGAGCCCTGGTCGACGTGCACGCTGTCGTCCAGGTCATAGGCTTTAATGTGGTGCGAGATGATCAGCTCGCAGCCCCAGCCGGGGTTGCAGCCGGTGAGGTTGGCCTTGCCGTCGCCGTCGGTGTCGAACAGCTTGGCGATCTCGGGTTTTTTCAGGTCGGTGATGTACTTGATGTGGTACTGCTCGGCGGTCTTCTTGTCGATCAGGTAGCCCTGCAACACACCGGGCATGATGTCGCCGGCCTTGACCATCACGTCATTGCCACCGGCCTGCTGGTAGAACTTGTCATGCAGCTTGTCCCACAGGTGCACGGTGAAGTCGGCATCACCGTTGGCCAGGGCCACCATCATCACGCCGTACTCGGTTTCCTTTGGCTCCTGGACCTTGTAGCCCAGCTCGCGCAGGCCTTCCATGGCGACTTCGCCACGGAAACGCTCTTCGGCGATGGAGGGGAAGATCGGCGTCACCTTCACGCCCTCGCCCGGCTTGTCGGCCGAGGCGTTGGCGCACAGCGAGGCGATCACCAGGGCCAGGGCGCTGGCGCCTTGCAGGATGCTGCGGGAGAACTTGGATTCCAACATCGTCGCGTACCTTTTTCTGGTTTTTATGTCATGTGCGGCAGTACGAATGTGTTTGTGTCAGGCGGTCTTGCGCCGCCCTTGTGGCTGCGCCGCGCCAAACAGGCGCAGTACAACGCCCACGGGCCCGGTGTGGTACCAGCGCAGGCTCGGGTCGGCGCTGGTGCGCGCGCCCATGGCCTGGGTCAGGCGGTCGAGGAAGATCGCCAGCAGCACCAGCCCCACCCCGCCGACCGTGGCCAGGCCCATGTCCAGCCGGCCGATGCCGCGCAGCACCATCTGGCCCAGGCCACCCACCGAGATCATCGAGGCGATCACCACCATCGACAGCGACAGCATCAGCGTCTGGTTGAGCCCGGCCATGATGGTCGAGGTGGCCAGCGGCAGTTGCACACGGGTCAGCATCTGCCGCGGCGTGCAGCCAAAGGCGCGCGCCGCTTCGATCTTGTCTTCCGGCACCTGGCGGATCCCCAGGTTGGTCAGGCGCACCAGCGGCGGCAGGGCAAACACGATGGTCACCAGCACGCCCGGCACGTTGCCGATGCCGAACAGCATCACCACCGGCACCAGGTAGACAAACGCCGGCAGCGTCTGCATCGCGTCGAGCACCGGGCGGATGATGCTTTCCAGGCGGTTGCTGCGGGCGCAGACGATGCCCAGCGGGATGCCGATCACCGCGCAGAAGAACACTGAGGTGAGCACCAGCGCCAGGGTGGTCATCGACTCCGACCACACGCCGATCAAGCCCAGCAGGGTCAGGGTGACGAAGCACAGCAGCGCCATGCGCTTGCCCGCCAGCTGCCAGCCAAGCAACGAAGACAGCAGGATGCCGATGGTCGGTGGAATGCTCTGCAGGGTGAACTCGATGCCGTTGAGCACCTGGTCGATCGGCCAGCGGATGGCGCGGAACACCTCGCGGAAGTTATGCACGAGGAAGTTGAGCGTCGCGGTGACCCAGTCGCCCAGGGGGATGGTGGCCGCCTGGAACGGGTCAAGCAGACTGAATTCGGACATGGGGCAAACCTCGCGTGGGTTCAGTGGCGGCTCAGGGACTGCAAGGGCGCGCTGGTGGCCAGGCTGGAACACTGGCAGCGGCTGTTGAAGGTCTTGAAGAACGCGCGCACGTAGTCGTTGGCCGGCTGGTTGATCAGCTCTTGCGGGGTGCCGATCTGCACCACCCGGCCGCCCTCCATGATCGCAATGCGATGGCCGATGCGGATGGCTTCCTCGATGTCGTGGGAAATGAAAATGATGGTGCGCTGCTGTTCGGCCTGCAGGCGCATCAGTTCGCCCTGCATTTCGTTGCGGATCAGCGGGTCGAGGGCCGAGAAGGCTTCGTCCATCAAGAGGATGGTTGGGTCGTTGGCCAGCGCCCGGGCCAGGCCCACGCGCTGCTGCATGCCACCGGACAGCTGGTGCGGGTAGCTGTGCTCGTGGCCGGCCAGGCCAACCTGGCTCAACGCCTCGCGGGCACGGCTATGGCGCTCGGCTTCGGCGACGCCGGCGATTTCCAGGCCGAAGGCGGTGTTCTGCAGCACGCTCATGTGCGGCATCAGGGCAAAGGACTGGAATACCATGCCCATTTCCTTGCGGCGCACATCGAGCAGGGCTTTATCGGACAGGCCGGTGATTTCGCGGCCGTTGAGGTGGATGCTGCCGGAGGTGGGCTCGATCAGGCGGTTGAACAGCCGCACCATGGTCGATTTGCCCGAGCCCGACAGGCCCATGATGACGAAAATCTCGCCACGTTTGACGGAAAAGCTTGCATCGAACACGCCGACGACGTGGCCGGTCTTGCTGAAGATTTCGTTCTTGTCGGCGCCCTTGCGGAGCATCTCCATGGCCATGTTCGGGTTGGGGCCGAACACTTTGAAGATGTTGTTTACCGAAAGAATCTCATCGGCCTGGCTCATACGACCTCTTTATTATGCTTATTAACCAACCTATCAACTTCGCACTTTGAGTAAGGCGGGTAGATCAGTGCGAGTACGCTTGGCAGTCCGTTCAAAATCGAACGTGAGTCAACACCGGCACGCAGAAAGTCCTGCTTCA
The sequence above is drawn from the Pseudomonas putida genome and encodes:
- a CDS encoding glycine betaine/L-proline ABC transporter ATP-binding protein, which codes for MSQADEILSVNNIFKVFGPNPNMAMEMLRKGADKNEIFSKTGHVVGVFDASFSVKRGEIFVIMGLSGSGKSTMVRLFNRLIEPTSGSIHLNGREITGLSDKALLDVRRKEMGMVFQSFALMPHMSVLQNTAFGLEIAGVAEAERHSRAREALSQVGLAGHEHSYPHQLSGGMQQRVGLARALANDPTILLMDEAFSALDPLIRNEMQGELMRLQAEQQRTIIFISHDIEEAIRIGHRIAIMEGGRVVQIGTPQELINQPANDYVRAFFKTFNSRCQCSSLATSAPLQSLSRH
- a CDS encoding GlxA family transcriptional regulator, encoding MSHFESTLKNANLAHLEPAGRTAPSIPCQRVAFVLREHFSMMAFTAAMDTLVTANLMSATPLFHIQVVGDGTQVMSDLGIALPVNTPLAELDVQVLDTLLVCGGFRVRLENAPLLRAKLRQADQHGCQLGGLWNGAYFLAEAGLLNDHDCAFHPDGRAMMSELFPKVRVSRQAHVLDGRRLSCAGASSALDMMLALLEHSGGPALRRAVEQMLACDRARLMSDAPASATQIDPSLPKGVLLALELMHANIEDPIGIDEIADHAGLSRRHLERLFRRHVQATPPRYYLELRLTHARQLLQHTSKSLTEVAVASGFVSFPHFYRRFRELFAIAPRQFRARSQGWAGWQEVAVH
- the proW gene encoding glycine betaine/L-proline ABC transporter permease ProW → MSEFSLLDPFQAATIPLGDWVTATLNFLVHNFREVFRAIRWPIDQVLNGIEFTLQSIPPTIGILLSSLLGWQLAGKRMALLCFVTLTLLGLIGVWSESMTTLALVLTSVFFCAVIGIPLGIVCARSNRLESIIRPVLDAMQTLPAFVYLVPVVMLFGIGNVPGVLVTIVFALPPLVRLTNLGIRQVPEDKIEAARAFGCTPRQMLTRVQLPLATSTIMAGLNQTLMLSLSMVVIASMISVGGLGQMVLRGIGRLDMGLATVGGVGLVLLAIFLDRLTQAMGARTSADPSLRWYHTGPVGVVLRLFGAAQPQGRRKTA
- the proX gene encoding glycine betaine/L-proline ABC transporter substrate-binding protein ProX is translated as MLESKFSRSILQGASALALVIASLCANASADKPGEGVKVTPIFPSIAEERFRGEVAMEGLRELGYKVQEPKETEYGVMMVALANGDADFTVHLWDKLHDKFYQQAGGNDVMVKAGDIMPGVLQGYLIDKKTAEQYHIKYITDLKKPEIAKLFDTDGDGKANLTGCNPGWGCELIISHHIKAYDLDDSVHVDQGSYFALMADTITRYKEGKPILYFTWVPQWIATVLVEDKDVVWLEVPKTDLPDGNNNVDTMYKGKNLGFAVDKVEAVLNKEFAQENPAATKFLSLMQITTADESAQNLKMQQGEKKPADITRHAKEWVAAHRQQFDEWLQASRAAATQASK
- the benR gene encoding benABC operon transcriptional activator BenR, with translation MESRLLSERSSVFHHADPYAVSDYVNQHVGQHCIGLSRTTHPQASLSHRKFAELDLCRISYGGSVRVTSPALETIYHLQVLLNGNCLWRGPQREHHLVPGELLLINPDDPVDLTYSEDCEKFILKVPTRLLDSICDEQRWHRPDGGVRFLRNHYRLEELDGFVNLLAMVCHEAEVNESLPRVQGHYSQIVASKLLTLMSTNIRRENLSAPAASLERILDYIERNLKLELSAEVLAEQACMSLRSLYALFDRHLGTTPKHYVRQRKLERVQACLSDPTCGVRSVTELALDYGFLHLGRFSEVYRQQFGELPSQTFKRRG